The DNA sequence TGGTCTAGAGGCTCAGGAACGAGACCTGAGGGCTGCTGGGTGCACGAAGCTGTTTAGTGAGCGGGTATCGTCAGTAGCCAAGCGGGGGAAGCTGGAGGCAGCCCTAGACTACGTTCGTGAGGGTGACACGTTGGTAGTCACCAAGCCGGATAGGCTAGCTCGTTCAACCCTGGATCTTCTGACTATCGTAAAGGGATTGGAAGCTAAGGGCGTGGGCCTGCTGGTGCTGTCCATGGGTGGAGAGCCTATGAGCACCCGTGGGCACACTGGCAAACTGATGCTGACCATGCTGGGAGCCTTCGCTGAGTTTGAGCGTGCTCTGATGCTGGAGAGGCAGCGGGAAGGCATTGCGAAGGCCAAGGAGGAAGGTCGATACAAAGGCCGAGCACCTACAGCCCGTAACCAGGCCGATAAGGTGCGTAGGCTTCATGCCGAAGGGGTGCGACCTACCGATATCGCCAAGCAGCTCGGCATTGGTCGATCCAGTGTCTATCGGGCTTTGGAAGGGGCAGAGGACTAGGCGCCACCACCGGTTGCCGTTAGCAAACTAACTGCCTCGGAACTCGATAGTCCTCAATGATACTGCCAGGGCTTGCGTCGCGGGTGATGAAGGTGATCAGACAGCCAGGAGCCTGATGAATGGCTGCTGGTTGCGTCGCCGTTGTCACAGTAGTTGTGTGGCCGAACGAGGTTCCTGTAGCGAAAGACTGAGCAGGTGATACGAACGACCCTCCACCCCATCGGAACTGATAGGCAGCTTTCCCGTCAGGCAGATTGATTACACTCTCCGGCCGACCATAAGCGAGGAATGCCTCCTGGATTGGCTTACCAACCAGACCCCGCATCTCGGTTGAGGCACATCCGGTCAGTGTCAGTGGTGCCACAAGCGCAAGCCAAAGTAGCTTGCTGGGGCGCATCACTTCACCAACCGAAGATGGGAAGCTGCCTTCTGCGCCTTGTCGCGAGCCTGCCCGGTTTGATGCGTGGCGACGTTTGGGTTCATGAAGTAGCGGACCATGCCAGGGCCACGCATACCGGCAACCTTCACGCGGCGCTTGCTGATAGCCCCGAAGCTCTCAAGCTCACCCATGATTTCGCTCACGTGGTCGGCCTTGGCGTTGATAGCGGCAGCCAACTCATCACGGGTCTGTAGGATTTCGCCTGTGTCCCTATCCAGATGTAGGAACAACTTGGACCATAGGCGCATAGCCATCTGAGGACGCTTGGAGTGCTCAAGCATCCAAGACACGACTAGGTCGTTGGCGGCAGGAGAGAGCATGACGAAGGTCCATCCGTTCTCGGCGGCGGTTTGCTGGTCGATGGTCGAGACAATGGCACCGACAGCTTGTTCAGGCAGGCCAGGGAAAGCTAGGACCGCTTGGCGTAACAGGGCCGCTTGATCGACCTTTAGGCGGTGCTCTTTGGTCCTTAGCCGGACTAGTCGCGCTGGCATGTGGATTCCCCCCGATTAACTCCCACGTGGTGGGAGGATAAGCTCCCATGTGGTGGGAGGTAAAGGCGGTCCCTATACGCGCGGGCGCTCGTAGATCAGGGATAGATATATCCCCCTTCTTTTGGTCTTCCCCCAAGTCGTGGATAACCGCCACCGCCACCACAGCCTAGACAGGGGTTAGGAAGGCCATAGGAGGCTCTATGGGGCCTGCCAGCACCTTGGGCCTCCTCTGAGGGCAAAGGGGCCTGTGGGGGCTTCCTAGGGCCTTCTAGGGGCATGTCCGCTTGAGGATGGACATCTGGCGGCTAGGGGCAGCCTAAAGACA is a window from the Roseomonas marmotae genome containing:
- a CDS encoding recombinase family protein, with product MMVGYARTSTVEQEAGLEAQERDLRAAGCTKLFSERVSSVAKRGKLEAALDYVREGDTLVVTKPDRLARSTLDLLTIVKGLEAKGVGLLVLSMGGEPMSTRGHTGKLMLTMLGAFAEFERALMLERQREGIAKAKEEGRYKGRAPTARNQADKVRRLHAEGVRPTDIAKQLGIGRSSVYRALEGAED
- a CDS encoding helix-turn-helix domain-containing protein encodes the protein MPARLVRLRTKEHRLKVDQAALLRQAVLAFPGLPEQAVGAIVSTIDQQTAAENGWTFVMLSPAANDLVVSWMLEHSKRPQMAMRLWSKLFLHLDRDTGEILQTRDELAAAINAKADHVSEIMGELESFGAISKRRVKVAGMRGPGMVRYFMNPNVATHQTGQARDKAQKAASHLRLVK